A single Anopheles funestus chromosome 2RL, idAnoFuneDA-416_04, whole genome shotgun sequence DNA region contains:
- the LOC125762608 gene encoding unconventional myosin ID, which produces MAHHQGQEVGVQDFVLLDSVTQENFMDNLKRRFQAGKIYTYIGEVCISVNPYREMNIYGPEYVNRYKGRELFENAPHIFAIADAAYRVLKQRNNDTCIMISGESGAGKTEASKIIMKYIAAVTNQGKQGEIERVKNVLIKSNAILECFGNAKTNRNDNSSRFGKYMDIEFDYKGDPVGGIITNYLLEKSRVIQQQIGERNFHCFYQLLRGGSNNELQQYNLVRDPGAYHYTNQGSTEVLSEKSDYRATTGGLQALGFSADEISMVWRTVAAILHLGNIEFQMKDEKITITNGKTLAQVAQLLQVTAEEMRTALTERVIAARGEIMTKSHDTKQAEYGRDALAKAIYDRMFTWIIQRINKAILVPGSTTQKRYNKVIGVLDIYGFEIFDRNSFEQFCINYCNEKLQQLFIELVLKQEQEEYNREGIEWTNIEYFNNQIICALVEQADKGVIAIMNEACLNVGKITDEMLLGDMDKKLSHHPHYSSRQLKPMDKELRHKEDFRITHYAGDVIYSISGFIEKNRDTLFQDFKRLLYGSHDKLISSMWPEGAQDISKTTKRPLTAGTLFQKSMAELVATLLRKEPLYVRCVKPNDIKSPTVFDDVRVEHQVRYLGLLENVRVRRAGFVHRQRYDKFLLRYKMISQYTWPNFRGGNDRDGVKVLMNEKNFSHDVRFGKTKIFIRSPQTLFALEQQRNDMIPHIVTLLQKQVRGWIARQKYKKMKAALVIMRHYRKYKLKSYVQDLAVRFRNARTLRDYGKGIQWPQPPLVGRQAERHLRMLFSRWRAAMILRKYPREEWPQLRLQIIAASAFRKRRKFWGHDRRWLGNYLSIVAENSNYSSYNASVRNIKNTDHFDTIVFSAFVKKFNKCNKSADRAIIVTDGAIYKLDGAKNKFRNMKRTVPIREITSISVSPGRDQLAVFHSHHNNDLIVSLQGEHQPLKEDRIGELVAHVVRRYFAICQQDLPVNVASTFPLRLGNKSRSLNIEAAVGQDLPEFSHAGTFIVFKVPPAYASPLESTETSAPNTLPQRY; this is translated from the exons GTTTCAAGCCGGCAAAATTTACACATACATCGGTGAGGTTTGCATTTCGGTGAATCCGTACCGCGAGATGAACATCTACGGGCCGGAATACGTCAACCGGTACAAGGGGCGGGAGCTGTTTGAAAATGCGCCCCACATCTTTGCGATTGCTGATGCCGCATATCGGGTGCTGAAGCAACGTAACAACGATACCTGCATCATGATTTCGGGCGAATCGGGCGCTGGCAAGACCGAGGCGTCCAAAATCATTATGAAGTACATAGCGGCCGTCACGAACCAGGGTAAACAGGGCGAGATTGAACG CGTAAAGAACGTGCTCATCAAAAGTAATGCAATTTTGGAGTGCTTTGGCAATGCGAAAACTAACCGCAACGACAACAGCAGTCGATTTGGCAAATACATGGACATCGAGTTCGATTACAAAGGGGATCCGGTCGGTGGCATAATTACCAACTATTTGCTGGAAAAGTCCCGCGTCATACAGCAGCAGATTGGTGAACGCAACTTTCATTGCTTCTACCAG CTTTTACGCGGTGGCTCTAATAACGAGCTTCAGCAGTATAATCTTGTAAGAGATCCGGGTGCATATCATTACACGAATCAAGGAAGCACAGAGGTTTTGTCGGAAAAATCGGATTACCGAGCAACGACCGGTGGTCTGCAAGCTCTTGGATTTAGTGCGGATGAGATTTCCATGGTATGGCGTACGGTAGCGGCAATTCTACATTTGggaaatattgaatttcaaa TGAAGGATGAGAAAATAACCATAACCAACGGGAAAACACTGGCCCAAGTTGCTCAACTCCTGCAGGTGACTGCGGAAGAAATGCGTACCGCTTTAACAGAACGAGTGATTGCAGCGCGAGGAGAAATTATGACAAAGAGCCACGACACAAAGCAAGCAGAGTATGGTCGGGATGCGTTGGCAAAAGCGATATACGATCGTATGTTTACCTGGATCATACAACGCATCAATAAAGCTATTCTCGTCCCAGGAAGTACTACACAGAAACGCTACAACAAGGTGATTGGCGTGCTGGACATTTATGGGTTTGAGATTTTCGACCGTAACAGTTTCGAACAGTTTTGCATTAACTATTGTAATGAAAAGCTGCAACAGCTCTTCATCGAGCTCGTATTAAAACAGGAACAGGAAGAATATAACCGTGAGGGTATTGAATGGACCAATATTGAGTATTTCAACAATCAG ATAATTTGTGCCTTGGTAGAGCAAGCCGATAAGGGCGTTATTGCGATCATGAACGAAGCGTGCTTGAATGTGGGCAAAATAACAGACGAAATGCTGTTGGGTGACATGGACAAAAAATTGTCCCATCATCCTCACTACAGCAGCCGTCAACTGAAGCCAATGGACAAGGAGCTGCGTCACAAGGAAGACTTTCGTATCACGCATTATGCCGGCGACGTAATTTATTCCATCAGCGGGTTCATCGAGAAGAACCGTGACACATTGTTCCAAGATTTCAAGCGCCTGTTGTACGGTTCGCACGACAAACTGATCAGCTCGATGTGGCCCGAAGGTGCGCAGGACATTTCGAAAACCACGAAGCGGCCCCTAACCGCAGGAACGCTGTTCCAAAAATCGATGGCCGAGTTGGTGGCGACACTTTTGCGAAAGGAACCACTGTATGTTCGATGCGTTAAGCCGAACGACATCAAAAGCCCGACCGTGTTTGACGATGTCCGCGTGGAGCATCAGGTGCGATACTTGGGGCTGTTGGAGAACGTTCGTGTACGGCGTGCCGGCTTTGTGCACCGTCAACGGTAtgacaaatttttgctacggtACAAGATGATTTCACAGTACACCTGGCCAAACTTCCGCGGCGGTAACGATCGGGACGGCGTGAAAGTGCTGATGAACGAGAAAAACTTTAGCCACGATGTGCGGTTTGGAAAGACGAAGATCTTCATCCGTTCGCCGCAAACGCTGTTTGCGCTCGAGCAGCAACGGAACGACATGATACCGCACATTGTGACGCTTTTGCAGAAGCAGGTACGTGGTTGGATCGCGCGCCAGAAGTATAAGAAAATGAAGGCGGCGCTCGTCATCATGCGTCATTATCGAAAGTACAAGCTGAAGAGCTACGTGCAGGATTTGGCCGTCCGGTTTCGTAATGCACGCACGTTACGCGACTACGGCAAGGGCATACAGTGGCCACAGCCTCCGCTTGTCGGTCGGCAAGCGGAACGGCACTTGCGGATGCTGTTCTCCCGCTGGCGTGCGGCTATGATCCTGCGCAAATACCCACGTGAAGAGTGGCCCCAGCTAAGGTTACAGATAATTGCTGCCAGTGCGTTCCGCAAGCGGAGAAAATTCTGGGGACATGATCGCCGGTGGCTCGGCAACTATTTGTCAATCGTGGCAGAAAACAGTAATTATTCGTCGTACAATGCGAGTGTGCGTAACATCAAGAATACGGATCACTTTGATACGATTGTGTTTTCGGCGTTTGTGAAAAAGTTtaacaaatgcaacaaatcGGCTGATCGCGCGATCATTGTGACGGATGGCGCTATTTACAAACTGGACGGGGCTAAGAACAAATTCCGGAACATGAAACGCACGGTTCCGATTAGAGAG ATCACATCAATCAGTGTCAGTCCTGGACGCGATCAACTTGCAGTATTCCATTCGCATCATAATAACGACCTGATCGTGTCGCTGCAAGGAGAACACCAACCCTTGAAGGAGGATCGTATCGGAGAGCTGGTGGCACATGTCGTTAGGCGATACTTTGC TATCTGCCAGCAAGATCTACCAGTGAATGTGGCATCCACGTTTCCTTTACGTCTGGGAAATAAATCACGTTCGTTAAACATCGAGGCCGCCGTCGGTCAAGATTTGCCGGAATTTTCACACGCCGGTACCTTCATCGTTTTTAAGGTTCCTCCAGCATACGCCAGTCCGTTGGAATCGACGGAAACATCAGCACCTAACACGTTACCACAACGATACTAG